The DNA region ATCCGCGTGTGGGGCGGCGGCATCTATGAGGATGATGTCTTTTACGACGCCTGCGACGAGCTGGGCCTGCTGGTCTGGCAGGATTTCATGTTCGCTTGCGGGATGTACCCGGCCCACGCCGAGTTTCAGGCCAGTGTGAAGGAGGAAGCGGAGGTGACCGTCAAGCGTCTGCGCCACCACGCTTCTCTGGCCCTGTGGTGCGGCAACAACGAGGATTATCAGATCGCCCATTCGGTGGGGGCTTACGGGCCGAACGGCGACGAGAGCAAGTTTGACGCCCTATCCACCTACGAGGAATTGCTGCCGGAAGTCTGCGCCCGTCTGAACCCCGCCACGCCGTACTGGCCGGGCAGCGCGTTCGGTGGGCCGAATTCCACCGATCAGGAGATCGGGGACCGCCACACCTGGGATGTGTGGCATGGCGCGATGGCCCCATATCAGGACTATCCCGAATACGAGGGCCGCTTTGTCGCCGAGTTTGGGATGCAGTCGTTGCCGTCCCTGGCGCTGCTGGAAAGCGTCGTTTCACCCGAGGAACGCTTTCCCGCCAGCCGCACGCTGGAACACCACAACAAGGCGGACGACGGCCCGCGCCGCCTGAACGTCTACATCGGTGACACCGTGCCGATTCCCGCCGATCTGCCGGGCTACGTGTATGCCTCACAACTGATGCAGGCCGAGGCGCTGGACTGCGCGTACCGAGGCTGGCGGCGGCGCTGGGGCAAAGGCGGCAAGCGGGCGGTGTCCGGCGCATTGGTGTGGCAGCTCAACGACTGCTGGCCGGTGACGAGCTGGGCCATTGTTGACTCGTCGGGTCAACCCAAGCCCGCGTACTACGCCATCAAGCGGGCGCTGAAGCCTGTGAGTGTTGGTGTGACCGTGACTGAGAAGGGGGCCGAGGTCTGGGCCGTCAACGGCACGACGGAAGTTCAGACCGTGACTCTGGAACTCCGCGCATTGGCGCTGGACGGTCAGGAACTGGGGGCCGAGACGCGCGAGGTGACGCTGGCGGCCAACGAAGTGACCGAACTGGGCATCTTCGCCACCAAACACGACGCTGCCTCTATCATCGTGGCCGCCACCCTGCGCCACGGCGGGGACGTGATCGCCCGCGAGGTGCGCTGGCCTGAGCCGTTCAAGTATCTGACCTTCCCCGATCCCGGCCTGAAAGTGGAGGTGACCGGCGCAAATACCCTGAGCCTGAGCCTGAGCGTGACGCGCCCCGCGAAAGGCGTCTGGCTGGAATCGGCCCCGGAAACCGTCTGGGACGACAACATGCTGGATCTGCTGCCCGGTGAAACGCGCGTGGTCCGCACGCAGAAGCTGAATCCATCCAACCTGACCGCCCGCTGGCTGGGCGCGGCAGCCACGGTCAAGGTGGGCGAACTTGAGCGGGCTTAAGGATCTGAAACTGGGCCTGTTCAGCTACAGCTACCGCATGGCTTTCGGAGCACACGACGTCAAGCCCCGCCAGCCTATGAATCTGTTTGAACACATGGAGCATGTACATGACCTCGGCTTTGACGGCATTCAGATTGATCTGACGCACCTGACCAGCCACGATCCGGCTTACCTGAAAGATGTGCGCTCGGCGGCGGCAGAACGCAACCTGTTTGTGGAATACGGTTCGGCCTACGTTACGGCAGACACCATCGTTCAGGAATTGCACGTCGCCAGCCTGCTGGGCGCGCCGCTGATGCGGACCTTTATGGGCTTCTCACGCTTTGAGCGCGGCACCGACGTGGCCGAGGAAACCACCCGCGCCGTCGCCCTGTTGCGCTCAGTGGCCCCGCAGGCGGCGGACCTGGGCATCCGCATCGCCCTGGAAAACCACTGCGACGCCACCACCCCGGAGTTGCTAGAGGTCATTGAGCGCATTGATTCACCCACCGTGGGGGTCTGCGTTGACCTGGGCAACTTCATGATCCACCTTGAAAACCCGGTGGCTGCCGTTCGGCAGCTCGCGCCTTATATCATCAACACCCATTTCAAGGATTACGCCATGAAGATGGAAAACTGGGGCTTCAAGTCGTATGGCGTAGCCCTAGGTGAAGGGGTCATTGACCTGAAGGCGGTGCTGGACGTGCTAGTAGGCGAGGCCCACTTGGACCGGATCATGCTGGAAATCGTCTCCGAGCCGCAGGCCAGCGAGACCGAAACCCTGGCGCTGGAGGAGGCCAATGTGCAGCGCAGTTACAGGTTTGCCCGCGAAGTCCTGGGCATCGGCACGGGCTGAGGGCGCGGGCTTTAGTTGGGATTTATATTTCTGTCCTTAAAGCACAACGATATGCGGCATCATTCAGGCAAAGTAATTACTCAGCGCATAAACTGCCCTAATTAGATAATGAATCGCCGATACTTTCAATGTAGATTTCGGGAAAATATGTTTCAGAACGAAATACGGGATATTGAATCTGCTAGGGGCGTATTAGAGGGCGGTTTTTCGTCGCGTTCATCGTGTTGAGTAGTTACCAGGCAAAAACCATACGACACTCCTTTTCCACGAGAGGTTTTCCCATGACACCTACCGAAACACACCCCCAGTCCATTGACGCCTTGCTCAACCAGATGACCCTGGAGGAACAGGTGGCGTTGCTGGCTGGAGCGGACGTCTGGCGTACCCTTCCCATTCCACGCCTGAATATTCCATCCCTCAAGGTCAGTGATGGCCCTGCTGGTGTGCG from Deinococcus sp. AJ005 includes:
- a CDS encoding glycoside hydrolase family 2 protein; the encoded protein is MNTSLSLHSGWHFKARKPQNPLNDDFASDSDWAAASVPGTVHQDLLATGRIPDPNVGLNELDVHWVGESDWLYQVEFDAPAVESGQHADLCFDGLDTFAKVWLNGELILESENMFVPRRVSVAGQLREGSNELRVLFSSALLRGQAIEAELGKRQLWNGDSSRLYVRKAQYHYGWDWGPVLMTAGLWRGVRLEVYAARLEELACAVALSEDLKRAEFPVSVNMKGKTEGNVVLELLGPDGAVVASQTLPAAGSVAHTFSVENPALWWPAGHGEQPLYTVRAGLEDGTSSELRVGVRSIRLIQEPVADESGTSFFFEINGMPIFCGGANWIPDDNFLPRITPERYRTRLTQARDANMVMIRVWGGGIYEDDVFYDACDELGLLVWQDFMFACGMYPAHAEFQASVKEEAEVTVKRLRHHASLALWCGNNEDYQIAHSVGAYGPNGDESKFDALSTYEELLPEVCARLNPATPYWPGSAFGGPNSTDQEIGDRHTWDVWHGAMAPYQDYPEYEGRFVAEFGMQSLPSLALLESVVSPEERFPASRTLEHHNKADDGPRRLNVYIGDTVPIPADLPGYVYASQLMQAEALDCAYRGWRRRWGKGGKRAVSGALVWQLNDCWPVTSWAIVDSSGQPKPAYYAIKRALKPVSVGVTVTEKGAEVWAVNGTTEVQTVTLELRALALDGQELGAETREVTLAANEVTELGIFATKHDAASIIVAATLRHGGDVIAREVRWPEPFKYLTFPDPGLKVEVTGANTLSLSLSVTRPAKGVWLESAPETVWDDNMLDLLPGETRVVRTQKLNPSNLTARWLGAAATVKVGELERA
- a CDS encoding sugar phosphate isomerase/epimerase, translating into MSGLKDLKLGLFSYSYRMAFGAHDVKPRQPMNLFEHMEHVHDLGFDGIQIDLTHLTSHDPAYLKDVRSAAAERNLFVEYGSAYVTADTIVQELHVASLLGAPLMRTFMGFSRFERGTDVAEETTRAVALLRSVAPQAADLGIRIALENHCDATTPELLEVIERIDSPTVGVCVDLGNFMIHLENPVAAVRQLAPYIINTHFKDYAMKMENWGFKSYGVALGEGVIDLKAVLDVLVGEAHLDRIMLEIVSEPQASETETLALEEANVQRSYRFAREVLGIGTG